The proteins below are encoded in one region of Bacteroides uniformis:
- the cysD gene encoding sulfate adenylyltransferase subunit CysD: MKEEYKLSHLKELEAESIHIIREVAAEFENPVMLYSIGKDSSVMVRLAEKAFAPGKVPFPLMHIDSKWKFKEMIQFRDEYAKKYGWNLIVESNMEAFNAGVGPFTHGSKVHTDLMKTQALLHALDKYKFDAAFGGARRDEEKSRAKERIFSFRDKFHQWDPKNQRPELWDIYNARVHKGESIRVFPLSNWTELDIWQYIRLENIPIVPLYFAKERPCVEIDGNLIMADDDRLPEQYRDQIKMRMVRFRTLGCWPLTGAVESDADTIEKIVEEMMTTTKSERTTRVIDFDQDASMEQKKREGYF, encoded by the coding sequence ATGAAAGAAGAATATAAATTGAGCCATTTGAAGGAACTCGAAGCAGAGTCCATTCATATTATCCGTGAAGTGGCAGCGGAGTTTGAAAATCCGGTGATGCTGTATAGTATCGGCAAGGATTCTTCGGTTATGGTGCGCTTGGCCGAAAAGGCGTTTGCTCCCGGCAAAGTGCCGTTCCCGTTGATGCACATCGATTCCAAGTGGAAGTTTAAGGAGATGATACAGTTCCGTGACGAGTATGCCAAGAAGTATGGTTGGAACCTGATAGTGGAAAGCAATATGGAAGCTTTCAATGCAGGTGTCGGGCCTTTTACGCATGGCAGCAAGGTGCATACGGACTTGATGAAAACGCAGGCTTTGCTCCACGCATTGGATAAGTATAAGTTTGATGCGGCATTCGGTGGTGCTCGCCGCGACGAGGAGAAGTCACGTGCCAAAGAGCGTATTTTCTCTTTCCGCGACAAGTTCCATCAATGGGACCCCAAAAATCAGCGTCCCGAATTGTGGGATATTTATAATGCCCGGGTACATAAAGGAGAGAGTATCCGCGTATTTCCGTTAAGTAATTGGACGGAGCTGGACATCTGGCAATATATACGTTTGGAAAACATCCCTATTGTGCCGTTGTATTTTGCCAAGGAACGTCCTTGTGTGGAGATTGACGGAAATCTGATAATGGCGGATGACGACCGCTTGCCGGAACAGTACCGCGACCAGATAAAGATGCGTATGGTGCGTTTCCGTACGCTGGGTTGCTGGCCGTTGACCGGTGCTGTGGAAAGCGATGCCGATACCATCGAGAAGATTGTCGAGGAAATGATGACCACCACCAAGAGTGAACGGACGACCCGTGTCATTGACTTCGACCAAGACGCAAGCATGGAGCAGAAGAAGCGCGAGGGATACTTCTAA
- the cysN gene encoding sulfate adenylyltransferase subunit CysN produces MNDSTLDIKAFLDKDEQKDLLRLLTAGSVDDGKSTLIGRLLFDSKKLYEDQLDALERDSKRMGNAGDHIDYALLLDGLKAEREQGITIDVAYRYFSTNNRKFIIADTPGHEQYTRNMITGGSTANLAIILVDARMGVITQTRRHTFLVSLLGIKHVVLAVNKMDLVDFSEERFNEIVDEYRKFIAPLGIPDVNCIPLSALDGDNVVEKSERTPWYEGISLLDFLETVHIDNDHNLKDFRFPVQYVLRPNLDFRGFCGKVASGIIRKGDEVMALPSGKKSHIKSIVTYDGELDYAFPPQSVTLTLEDEIDVSRGEMLVHPDNLPVMDRNFETMLVWMDEEPMDINKSFFIKQTTNISRTRIDSIKYKVDVNTMEHLSIDNGKLSKETLPMQLNQIARVVLTTAKELFFDPYRQNKATGSFILIDPITNNTSAVGMIIDRVEDKDMHLAEDLPILNLPKLGIAPEHYEAIEKAVKELERQGVAVRIERSTSL; encoded by the coding sequence ATGAACGATTCTACACTTGATATAAAGGCTTTTCTTGATAAGGATGAGCAGAAAGACTTGTTGCGCTTACTGACTGCCGGTTCTGTGGATGACGGAAAATCCACATTGATAGGCCGTCTGTTGTTCGACAGCAAGAAACTATATGAGGACCAGCTGGACGCACTGGAACGCGACAGCAAGCGCATGGGAAATGCCGGCGACCACATTGACTACGCCCTTTTGCTGGACGGCTTGAAGGCGGAGCGCGAACAAGGCATCACCATCGACGTGGCATACCGCTACTTCTCGACCAACAACCGTAAGTTTATCATTGCCGATACTCCGGGACACGAGCAGTACACACGCAACATGATTACCGGGGGCTCTACGGCTAACTTGGCAATTATTCTGGTGGATGCACGTATGGGTGTCATTACGCAGACGCGCCGGCATACTTTTCTGGTGTCGTTGCTTGGCATCAAGCATGTGGTGCTTGCTGTCAATAAGATGGACCTGGTGGATTTTTCCGAAGAACGTTTTAATGAGATAGTCGATGAATACCGGAAGTTTATAGCTCCATTGGGTATTCCTGACGTAAACTGCATTCCGCTGTCAGCTTTGGATGGCGACAATGTGGTGGAGAAATCGGAACGTACTCCTTGGTATGAGGGTATTTCACTTCTTGACTTTCTGGAGACGGTACATATTGACAACGACCATAATTTGAAGGATTTTCGTTTCCCGGTTCAATACGTCTTGCGCCCCAATCTCGATTTCCGTGGTTTTTGCGGTAAGGTGGCTTCGGGTATTATTCGTAAGGGAGATGAAGTGATGGCATTGCCTTCCGGTAAGAAGTCGCATATCAAGAGTATAGTTACATACGACGGCGAATTGGATTACGCCTTTCCGCCACAGTCCGTCACCCTGACTCTGGAGGACGAAATAGATGTGTCGAGAGGGGAAATGCTGGTACATCCGGATAACCTGCCCGTCATGGACCGCAATTTTGAAACGATGCTGGTTTGGATGGATGAAGAGCCGATGGATATCAACAAATCATTCTTCATCAAACAGACCACCAATATAAGCCGCACCCGCATCGACAGCATCAAGTATAAAGTGGATGTCAATACGATGGAGCATCTTTCCATTGACAACGGAAAGTTGAGCAAGGAAACATTGCCGATGCAGCTCAATCAGATTGCGCGCGTGGTGCTGACCACTGCCAAAGAGCTTTTCTTTGACCCTTATCGGCAGAATAAGGCTACCGGTTCGTTTATCTTGATAGACCCGATAACCAACAATACCAGTGCTGTAGGTATGATTATCGATAGGGTGGAGGATAAGGACATGCACTTAGCTGAGGACCTGCCTATACTGAATTTGCCTAAGCTGGGTATAGCTCCCGAACATTACGAAGCTATAGAAAAGGCTGTGAAAGAGCTGGAACGCCAGGGCGTGGCCGTACGGATAGAGCGCAGTACTTCTTTATAA